The sequence below is a genomic window from Pseudomonas cremoricolorata.
GATCTGATCTCCGGCATCGGCCAACGTGCACTGCCCTTCCAAGGCAGCATCGACGCTGGGGTAAGACTTCACCGCAGCGCCAAGGTTCGTCAGGGTTTCGACAAGATCCGCAGCCGGACGACTGCGCGGGGTTTGCAGCGGCGCAACGGCCCACGTATCGACCAGCCCAGCCAGGGGCGCGACCACGCCTTCGAGGTCTTTGTCCGACAGCAGGCCGAACACCGCCAGGCGTCTGCCGGCGCGACCACGCTGAGCCAACCTGACCGCCAGATAGTGCGCAGCGTGGGGGTTGTGACCGACATCGAGCAGCAACTCGACCTGCTTGCCACACCAGCCAAGGGTACGTCGGTCGAGACGTCCGACCATGCGCGTGTCGAGCAACGCCTGCTGCACCCGAGCCGGCTGCCATGGCAGATCCATCAGCAGGAAGGCCTGCAGCGCCAGAGCGGCGTTCTCCATCGGCAGATCGAGCAACGGCAAGTCGCGCAGCTCCACTGGACGGCCATCGACGCCGGTGCCTCGCCAGTGCCAGTGCCGATCGGTCACGGCCAGATCGAAATCCCGGCCACGCAGCGACAACGGGCAGCCCAGCTCGGCGGCTTTTTCCAGCAGCGGCAACGGCGGATCGAGATCGCCGCACAGCGCAGGTTTGCCCGCACGGAAAATCCCGGCTTTTTCGAAGGCCACCGACTCGCGGGTATCACCCAGGTACTCGATGTGGTCGACACCGATGCTGGTGACCAATGCCAGATCAGCATCGACCAGATTGACCGCATCGAGCCGCCCTCCCAACCCCACCTCCAGAACCAGCGCATCCAGCGACGCACGGCTGAACAGCCAGAAGGCGGCCAGGGTGCCCATTTCGAAATAGGTCAGGGAAATCTCGCCGCGAGCAGCCTCCAGCGCCGCGAAGGCTTCGCACAGTTGCTCATCGCTGACTTCTACGCCATCGACCCGCACGCGCTCGTTGTAGCGCAGCAGATGCGGCGAGCTGTACACCCCGACACGCAGCCCCTGGCTCTGCAGCAGCGAAGCGACCAAGGCGCAGGTCGAGCCTTTGCCGTTGGTGCCAGTCACCGTCACCACCCGTGGCGCCAGCGTACCCAGGTCGAGGCGTGCCAGCACCTGCTGACAACGCTCCAGCCCCATATCGATGGCGGCGGGGTGCAACTGTTCGAGGTAGGCGAGCCATTGGCCGAGAGTCTGCGGTTTCATCACGCGACAGCAGCCACTTCCTGCGCCTCTGCCGGAGTTTCCTGGCCGGTCATTTGCGCCAGCAGGCGCGCCAGGCGCGGACGCAGTTCCTGACGCGAAATGATCAGGTCGATGGCGCCATGCTCGAGCAGGAACTCGGAGCGCTGGAAACCTTCAGGCAGTTTTTCACGCACGGTCTGCTCGATGACGCGGGGACCTGCAAAGCCGATCAGTGCCTTGGGTTCGCCAACGATGACGTCACCGAGCATGGCCAGGGAGGCCGACACGCCGCCGTATACAGGATCGGTCAGCACGGAAATGAACGGAATACCCTCCTCGCGCAGGCGCGCCAGGGCGGCCGAGGTCTTGGCCATCTGCATCAGCGAGATCAGCGCTTCCTGCATGCGCGCACCGCCGGAGGCCGAGAAGCAGATCATCGGGCAACGGTTTTCCAGGGCGTAATTGGCAGCGCGGACGAAACGTTCACCCACCACGGCACCCATCGAGCCGCCCATGAAGGAAAACTCGAAGGCGCTGACGACCACCGGCAGGCCCATAAGGGTGCCGCTCATGGAAATCAGGGCATCGTGCTCACCGGTCTGCTTCTGCGCGCCAACCAGGCGATCCTTGTACTTCTTGCCATCGCGGAACTTGAGACGGTCGACCGGCTCGAGCTCGGCGCCCAGTTCGGCACGGCCTTCATCATCGAGGAAAATATCGATGCGGGCGCGGGCGCCGATACGCATGTGGTGATTGCACTTGGGGCAGACGTCGAGGGTCTTTTCCAGCTCAGGGCGGTACAGCACGGCCTCACAAGCCGGGCATTTGTGCCACAGCCCTTCAGGCACCGAGCTCTTCTTCACCTCGGAACGCATGATCGATGGGATCAGTTTGTCTACCAACCAGTTGCTCATGCTCTTTTTCTCCAGTATTGGCCGGTCGGGATCAGGCCTTGCCTGCTCGCCCCCGGCTTTGAGCTCACAATTCTTCGTTTCGAGCCGCTACGAATGCCGCAGCGACCTCTGTAATCAATGGCATCACCGATGCCGTGCGCCCTGTCAGGTTGCCGATGCAGCACCGCTCAGTGACCAGCGACGCCTCTGGCGCCGCGAAAACTATGGACGATAGCCCGGCCCCAGCCGTCACATCGCGGCTCAGGCCTGTTTCACCGCGCGCATGAATGCCTGGATCTTCTCGGCATCCTTGATGCCCTTGCTGCCTTCGACACCACCGCTGACATCGACCGCATAGGGCCGCACCTGTGCGATGGCAGCGCCGACATTGTCGGCAGCCAGGCCACCGGCGAGGATGATCGGCTTGCTCAGCGTGGCCGGAACCAGCGACCAGTCGAAGGCCTGGCCAGTACCACCGGGCACGCCGGCGACGTAGGTATCGAGCAGGATACCCGAGGCCGCGCAATATCGCTGGCAGGCCGCTTCCAGGTCATCGCCCGGACGCACCCGCAGCGCCTTGATCCAGGGTCGGCCGTGGCCTTCGCACTGCGCGGCGGTTTCATCGCCATGGAACTGCAGCAGATCGAGG
It includes:
- the folC gene encoding bifunctional tetrahydrofolate synthase/dihydrofolate synthase, translating into MKPQTLGQWLAYLEQLHPAAIDMGLERCQQVLARLDLGTLAPRVVTVTGTNGKGSTCALVASLLQSQGLRVGVYSSPHLLRYNERVRVDGVEVSDEQLCEAFAALEAARGEISLTYFEMGTLAAFWLFSRASLDALVLEVGLGGRLDAVNLVDADLALVTSIGVDHIEYLGDTRESVAFEKAGIFRAGKPALCGDLDPPLPLLEKAAELGCPLSLRGRDFDLAVTDRHWHWRGTGVDGRPVELRDLPLLDLPMENAALALQAFLLMDLPWQPARVQQALLDTRMVGRLDRRTLGWCGKQVELLLDVGHNPHAAHYLAVRLAQRGRAGRRLAVFGLLSDKDLEGVVAPLAGLVDTWAVAPLQTPRSRPAADLVETLTNLGAAVKSYPSVDAALEGQCTLADAGDQILLFGSFFCVAEALEWLERQVPEGGADGIVG
- the accD gene encoding acetyl-CoA carboxylase, carboxyltransferase subunit beta, yielding MSNWLVDKLIPSIMRSEVKKSSVPEGLWHKCPACEAVLYRPELEKTLDVCPKCNHHMRIGARARIDIFLDDEGRAELGAELEPVDRLKFRDGKKYKDRLVGAQKQTGEHDALISMSGTLMGLPVVVSAFEFSFMGGSMGAVVGERFVRAANYALENRCPMICFSASGGARMQEALISLMQMAKTSAALARLREEGIPFISVLTDPVYGGVSASLAMLGDVIVGEPKALIGFAGPRVIEQTVREKLPEGFQRSEFLLEHGAIDLIISRQELRPRLARLLAQMTGQETPAEAQEVAAVA
- a CDS encoding phosphoribosylanthranilate isomerase, with the protein product MTHVRSKICGITRIEDALAAAEAGADAIGLVFYAKSPRAVDIHQARAIIAALPPFVTTVGLFVNASRCELGEILDAVPLDLLQFHGDETAAQCEGHGRPWIKALRVRPGDDLEAACQRYCAASGILLDTYVAGVPGGTGQAFDWSLVPATLSKPIILAGGLAADNVGAAIAQVRPYAVDVSGGVEGSKGIKDAEKIQAFMRAVKQA